One Proteinivorax tanatarense DNA segment encodes these proteins:
- the remA gene encoding extracellular matrix/biofilm regulator RemA, translated as MEIKLINIGFGNIVSANRIIAIVSPESAPIKRIVQEARDNGTLIDATYGRRTRAVVVTDSEHIILSAVQPETVAQRLNGKSQTIEEE; from the coding sequence ATGGAAATAAAACTAATCAACATAGGTTTTGGGAATATAGTTTCAGCTAATAGGATAATTGCTATTGTAAGTCCTGAATCAGCACCAATTAAAAGGATTGTTCAAGAAGCTAGAGATAATGGCACTCTAATTGATGCTACATATGGTAGGAGAACAAGAGCAGTTGTAGTAACTGATAGTGAGCATATTATTTTATCAGCTGTGCAGCCAGAAACTGTGGCGCAAAGATTGAATGGAAAATCTCAAACAATAGAAGAGGAGTAG